A region of Staphylococcus sp. IVB6181 DNA encodes the following proteins:
- a CDS encoding lectin-like domain-containing protein, whose translation MKKLDFLPNLKNRYSIRRFSVGTASILIGSLLFLGHNGEAKAAENTNDTTVAEATKASSTAQPTTAAATLQENTAPATETNADKTAPSALELAKTQALKQLETYKHLSETQVHQFTEAIQQAKTEADVQTVVEHAKTAEDEAVQKEEQAKAEAAKKAAAETASTKTQSAAKTTETTSNTETAKTPTSETVSSSETTPAPSVAVEQTTPTVEAAALSVEQKVEKVRTALAADYDNTQIDEVLSVIDVSNLTDEQIKAEALRILLGRASEEKDFYSPQATLPRTEEAEQKTAVRAFSVDTTKKDEVVVTPENFNDYFWTVDDATYDKSTGIATLTPNERSKKGSISLDTKMNINKDFHFSGEVNLGDKGEGHPKNGAEGGDGITFIFNPGNTHELGLYGSAVGMGGLKYAFGFKLDTYVNKSYDPKGKSNPDPNQFYNKGSFGAFAWSNSSGIVSTQSGNAGWDATMLNPQPADNQFQTFTIDYNGETKDMTITYAGQTWKQNMKSYFRYTHKNEYALSIAASTGGAYNLQQVKIKEFTYTAGALFEEDFIDADTHELFDRPIRTSGDVDKIITVQDHSAYLADKGYRLLTEDDTLAPTYDKAKHTVKLTNESQFILYHVKDIQAPVIGDIADQSVGTNTEMAPLVLDITDNSKYLASKTVTGLPDGVTFNSDTNTISGTPTAAGTSTVTVTATDHAGLTTTKTFTYTVTDTQAPTITPVGNQTAEAYNTIAPITIAAQDNAQTAPTVTVTGLPAGLTYNPTTHQITGKPTATGTSTVTVTATDAANNTSTSTFDITVQPNRALEALRTAVADAKTVNKADYTPNSVAALDAKVAEGEALLAHPENGSTEQFNTKAQEVTQAKTQLVRRADKTALKKAIADAEKITNLDPTKAIDQQLKTALANAKTVDADLNATQKATDDSKNSLINAIQEKLRADAYEKLQEAVARGVQVASTNGYTPNSIQAVKDMIQKVNPLVTASMSDDPAVRKQFTVAQIEQATKDINDSISGLVRQADKTELQKAIDKAGTLGTLNPSDKEDKAVQDKLAAANQVKADGNATQQQVTDATTALNDAINKKLYQDALDLLNAAIRDAKAVTKSNYTPQTVAPFEAAITAGETKAADTHATPEQLKAAAQAIKDAQNQLQPVSDKAALKEAIKKAEALQGLDPTDREDKAIQDALAAAKTVDGNANATQQQVAAATKTLNDALAAKERQDALDVLNAAIKDAEAVTKNNYTPQTVTPFEAAITAGKAKAADAQATPEQLKAAAQAIKDAKNALKLKADKNALNTSIATAEALPPLKSGDPEDDAVKAALAKAKAVQADQNADQAAVDAAKAELDNAINAKKAQDAADALKQAALDALKAELAKAAKINKNNFTPETVTPLTEKENAGKAIVANPDNQTVEAINAATEALKAAENALQAKSDKAALQAAIDKADALTGLNPADKEDKAVIDALAAGKTINADQNASQPAVQAATKALNDALAAKEHADALDALKAELAKVAGINKNQYTPNSVAPLNTKETEGKAIVAAPNAKTTDEIKAATEALKAAEAGLVQKADKTALQAAINKAEALPNLKASDPEDKAVQDKLAAAQAVKANENATPAQVAEATQALNDAIAAKERQDALDELNKAIAAGEAVNKADYTPNSVAPLTTAINEGKVKAADANATPEQLKAAAQAIKDAQNHLQPVSDKAALKAAFKKAEALPALNPADKEDKAVQDALAAAKTVDGNANATPAEVAAATKALNDAIAAKERQDALDELQKAIDAANAVNKNEYKPSTVTPFEAAITAGEAAKADATKTPEELKAAAQAIKDAQNALQAKANKAGLEGSIATAEGLGQLNPADAEDKAVQDALAKAKAVQADPNASQEAVDVAKAALDEAINAKKVADAKDAADAAALKQAALDALKAELAKVAQINKDNFTPNTVSPLTEKEDAGKGIVAAPDAKTVEEIQAATQALKDAEAGLVAKADKTELKVAINKAEALPALNPADKEDKAVQDALAAAKTVDGNANATPAEVAAATKALNDAIAAKERQDALDELQKALDTAKAVNKNDYKPSTVTPFEAAITAGEAAKADATKTPEELKAAAQAIKDAQNALQAKANKAGLEGSIATAEGLGQLNPADAEDKAVQDALAKAKEVQADPNASQEAVDAAKAALDEAINAKKVADAKDAADAAALKQAALDALKAELAKVAQLDKNAYTPNSVTPLNTTETAGQSIVDDPANKTVEEIQAATQALKDAEAGLVAKANKDALNTAITAAEGLTLNPSDAEDKAVQDALAKAKAVQADPNATQAEVDAAKDALNKAIEAKTAQDKADAINAALDALKAELAKVAQLDKDAYTPNSVQPLNTAETAGKAIVAAPEAKTLEEIQAATQALKDAEAGLVAKANKDALNTAITAAEGLTLNPSDAEDKAVQDALAKAKAVQADPNAIQAEVDAAKDALNKAIEAKTSQDKADAINAALDALKAELEKVDRLDRDAYTPDSVLPLDDAEEAGYAVVEASESKTVEEIEAATQALKDAEAGLVEQANKHVLETLIDYAECLELDPTDAEDKAVLAALATAETVDADPNAVQAAVDGATYALDKAIEAKDAQDKADALAELEKAIEEAQTIETSNCPEETAEALDNQVKVGQTIIEQPNHQPIQTIEEAAKDICDTLEVLGSKAPDNTKVTVPTKGNTTVGKETKGNTGEVNPTTVENTTSQGQSNDDRAHLKVPQQSQASQTTVETESNTKSNVNTETKVNTETKVNAETKANDTVKADVKAKATTKAASKSGSKSVSKAGKAKVLPNTGENTSNSGALFGGLFAALGSVLLFRKRKNEDKDHSEK comes from the coding sequence ATGAAGAAATTGGACTTTTTGCCTAATCTGAAGAATAGATACTCAATTAGAAGATTTTCTGTAGGAACAGCTTCTATCTTAATCGGGTCTCTATTATTTTTAGGTCACAACGGCGAAGCCAAAGCAGCAGAGAATACAAACGATACAACAGTTGCTGAGGCAACAAAAGCATCAAGTACAGCGCAGCCGACCACTGCAGCTGCAACTTTGCAAGAAAACACAGCACCAGCAACAGAGACAAATGCTGACAAGACAGCACCTAGTGCTTTAGAACTTGCGAAAACACAAGCATTAAAGCAACTTGAAACTTATAAGCATTTATCTGAAACACAGGTTCATCAATTCACTGAAGCCATCCAGCAAGCAAAAACAGAAGCGGATGTTCAAACAGTGGTTGAACATGCTAAAACAGCAGAAGATGAAGCGGTTCAAAAAGAAGAACAAGCAAAGGCAGAGGCAGCCAAAAAAGCAGCTGCCGAAACAGCTTCAACGAAAACGCAATCAGCAGCAAAAACAACTGAGACAACTTCAAACACTGAAACAGCTAAAACACCAACAAGCGAAACAGTTTCATCATCAGAAACAACACCAGCACCATCGGTTGCGGTTGAACAAACAACACCGACTGTTGAAGCAGCCGCTTTAAGCGTTGAACAAAAAGTGGAAAAAGTAAGAACAGCTTTAGCTGCCGATTATGATAATACACAAATAGACGAAGTGTTATCAGTGATTGATGTCAGCAATTTAACGGATGAACAAATTAAAGCAGAAGCTTTAAGAATTTTATTAGGCCGTGCATCAGAAGAAAAAGACTTCTACAGCCCGCAAGCTACATTGCCAAGAACAGAAGAGGCAGAACAAAAAACAGCAGTGCGTGCGTTTAGTGTAGATACAACTAAAAAAGATGAAGTGGTCGTTACGCCAGAAAACTTTAATGATTATTTCTGGACTGTTGATGATGCGACTTATGATAAATCTACGGGTATTGCGACGTTAACTCCGAATGAAAGAAGTAAAAAAGGTTCAATTTCATTAGATACTAAAATGAATATTAATAAAGACTTCCATTTCTCTGGTGAAGTCAACTTAGGTGATAAAGGGGAAGGCCACCCTAAAAACGGCGCAGAAGGCGGCGATGGTATTACCTTTATTTTCAACCCAGGGAATACACATGAATTAGGACTTTATGGATCCGCTGTTGGTATGGGCGGACTTAAATATGCCTTTGGCTTTAAATTAGATACTTATGTAAATAAAAGCTATGACCCGAAAGGAAAAAGTAATCCTGATCCGAACCAATTCTATAATAAAGGCTCTTTCGGGGCATTTGCGTGGAGTAATTCATCTGGTATAGTTTCAACGCAATCAGGTAACGCGGGCTGGGACGCAACTATGTTAAATCCTCAACCAGCGGATAACCAATTCCAAACGTTCACAATTGACTACAATGGTGAAACTAAAGATATGACAATCACGTATGCGGGTCAAACTTGGAAACAAAATATGAAGAGTTACTTTAGATACACGCATAAAAATGAGTATGCATTATCTATTGCGGCATCTACAGGCGGTGCGTATAACTTACAACAAGTTAAAATTAAAGAATTCACTTATACTGCAGGTGCATTATTTGAAGAAGACTTTATTGATGCGGATACACATGAATTATTTGACCGTCCGATTCGTACGTCTGGTGATGTAGATAAAATCATCACTGTGCAAGATCATTCGGCGTATTTAGCTGATAAAGGTTATAGATTATTAACTGAAGATGATACGTTGGCACCGACATATGACAAAGCGAAACATACGGTTAAATTAACGAATGAAAGTCAGTTCATTTTATATCATGTAAAAGATATTCAAGCACCGGTCATCGGCGATATCGCGGATCAGTCAGTAGGTACAAACACTGAAATGGCACCGTTGGTTTTAGATATTACAGATAATAGTAAATATCTTGCCTCTAAAACAGTGACAGGCTTGCCTGACGGCGTTACTTTCAACAGCGATACCAATACGATTTCTGGTACACCGACTGCGGCGGGTACATCTACTGTGACAGTTACAGCTACTGACCATGCTGGATTAACTACGACTAAAACATTCACATATACAGTAACTGATACACAAGCACCAACAATTACACCAGTAGGCAATCAAACAGCTGAAGCATATAATACGATTGCGCCGATTACAATCGCAGCACAAGATAATGCACAAACAGCACCGACAGTAACGGTAACAGGTCTGCCGGCTGGATTAACTTATAATCCGACAACACATCAAATTACAGGTAAACCAACAGCAACAGGTACATCAACAGTAACTGTAACAGCGACAGATGCGGCAAATAATACCAGCACTTCTACATTTGATATTACAGTTCAGCCTAATCGTGCATTAGAAGCTTTAAGAACAGCAGTCGCAGATGCGAAAACAGTAAATAAAGCAGACTATACTCCTAACAGCGTGGCAGCGTTAGACGCTAAAGTAGCTGAGGGAGAAGCATTGCTAGCACATCCTGAAAATGGTTCAACTGAACAATTTAATACAAAAGCACAAGAAGTGACTCAAGCTAAAACACAATTAGTACGCCGTGCTGATAAAACAGCATTGAAAAAAGCCATTGCAGATGCAGAAAAGATTACTAACTTAGATCCTACAAAAGCAATCGATCAGCAATTAAAAACTGCTTTAGCCAATGCCAAAACAGTTGATGCAGATTTAAATGCGACACAAAAAGCGACAGATGACAGTAAAAACAGCTTGATTAATGCGATTCAAGAAAAGTTAAGAGCGGATGCATATGAAAAATTGCAAGAAGCAGTAGCTAGAGGTGTACAAGTCGCAAGTACAAACGGCTATACACCAAACAGTATTCAAGCAGTCAAAGATATGATTCAAAAAGTGAATCCTTTAGTAACAGCATCTATGTCTGATGATCCAGCGGTTCGTAAGCAATTTACAGTTGCGCAAATCGAGCAAGCAACTAAAGATATTAATGACAGTATTTCTGGTTTAGTACGTCAAGCAGATAAAACAGAACTGCAAAAAGCAATTGATAAAGCAGGTACGTTAGGTACATTAAATCCATCAGATAAAGAAGACAAAGCAGTTCAAGATAAATTAGCAGCAGCAAACCAAGTAAAAGCTGACGGTAATGCGACACAACAACAAGTCACTGATGCGACAACTGCATTAAATGATGCGATTAATAAAAAATTGTATCAAGATGCATTAGATTTACTTAACGCAGCAATCAGAGATGCAAAAGCTGTAACAAAAAGCAATTACACACCTCAAACAGTCGCACCATTTGAAGCGGCGATTACTGCAGGTGAAACTAAAGCAGCAGATACACATGCGACACCTGAACAATTGAAAGCAGCAGCTCAAGCAATCAAAGATGCGCAAAATCAATTACAGCCTGTATCAGATAAAGCAGCTTTAAAAGAAGCCATCAAAAAAGCAGAAGCATTACAAGGATTAGATCCGACTGATAGAGAAGATAAAGCAATACAAGATGCGTTAGCAGCAGCAAAAACAGTTGACGGTAATGCCAATGCCACTCAACAACAAGTAGCAGCAGCAACAAAAACATTAAACGATGCATTAGCAGCGAAAGAACGCCAAGATGCATTAGATGTACTTAACGCAGCAATCAAAGATGCTGAAGCTGTAACGAAAAACAATTACACACCTCAAACGGTTACACCATTTGAAGCAGCGATTACAGCAGGAAAAGCTAAAGCAGCCGATGCACAAGCAACGCCTGAACAGTTAAAAGCAGCAGCACAAGCGATTAAAGATGCTAAAAATGCTTTGAAATTAAAAGCAGATAAAAATGCTTTAAATACATCTATTGCAACTGCAGAAGCATTACCGCCGTTGAAATCAGGAGATCCTGAAGATGATGCAGTTAAAGCAGCATTAGCAAAAGCTAAAGCGGTACAAGCTGACCAAAATGCAGATCAAGCAGCAGTAGACGCAGCGAAAGCTGAATTAGACAATGCGATAAATGCTAAGAAGGCACAAGATGCAGCGGATGCGCTTAAACAAGCAGCATTAGATGCATTGAAAGCAGAATTAGCTAAAGCAGCGAAAATTAATAAAAACAACTTCACACCTGAAACAGTGACACCTTTAACTGAAAAAGAAAATGCAGGTAAAGCTATCGTTGCAAACCCTGATAATCAAACAGTTGAAGCTATCAACGCAGCAACAGAAGCACTTAAAGCAGCTGAAAATGCACTACAAGCCAAATCTGATAAAGCCGCATTGCAAGCAGCTATTGATAAAGCAGATGCACTTACAGGTTTAAATCCAGCTGATAAAGAAGATAAAGCAGTGATTGATGCACTAGCAGCAGGTAAAACAATCAACGCTGATCAAAATGCTTCGCAACCAGCAGTTCAAGCAGCGACAAAAGCTTTAAATGACGCTTTAGCAGCAAAAGAACATGCGGATGCTTTAGATGCGTTAAAAGCAGAACTTGCTAAAGTAGCAGGTATCAATAAAAATCAATATACACCAAACAGTGTAGCGCCATTGAATACTAAAGAAACAGAAGGCAAAGCTATCGTTGCAGCACCAAATGCAAAAACAACTGATGAAATTAAAGCAGCAACAGAAGCATTGAAAGCAGCAGAGGCAGGCTTAGTTCAAAAAGCAGATAAAACTGCATTGCAAGCTGCAATTAATAAAGCAGAAGCCTTACCAAACTTGAAAGCAAGTGATCCTGAGGATAAAGCAGTCCAAGATAAACTTGCTGCTGCACAAGCAGTCAAAGCAAATGAAAATGCAACACCAGCTCAGGTTGCAGAAGCGACACAAGCATTAAATGATGCCATCGCAGCAAAAGAACGTCAAGACGCTTTAGATGAATTGAATAAAGCGATAGCTGCAGGTGAAGCGGTTAATAAAGCTGACTATACTCCTAATTCAGTAGCACCGTTAACAACAGCTATCAATGAAGGTAAAGTAAAAGCAGCAGATGCTAATGCAACACCTGAACAATTGAAAGCAGCTGCACAGGCGATTAAGGATGCACAAAACCACTTACAACCTGTGTCAGATAAAGCGGCTTTAAAAGCAGCCTTCAAAAAAGCAGAAGCACTACCAGCATTAAATCCAGCTGACAAAGAGGACAAAGCGGTTCAAGACGCATTAGCAGCAGCGAAAACAGTTGATGGCAATGCCAATGCAACACCAGCTGAAGTTGCGGCAGCAACTAAAGCATTAAATGATGCAATCGCAGCAAAAGAACGCCAGGATGCTTTAGATGAATTACAAAAAGCAATTGATGCGGCAAATGCAGTAAATAAAAACGAGTATAAACCAAGCACTGTTACACCATTTGAAGCAGCAATCACTGCGGGAGAAGCAGCGAAAGCTGATGCGACTAAGACTCCAGAAGAGTTGAAAGCAGCGGCCCAAGCAATCAAAGATGCACAAAATGCATTACAAGCTAAAGCAAATAAAGCAGGACTAGAAGGTTCAATTGCGACAGCCGAAGGCTTAGGTCAACTCAACCCAGCTGACGCAGAAGATAAAGCGGTTCAAGATGCATTAGCTAAAGCGAAAGCTGTACAAGCAGATCCAAACGCTTCACAAGAAGCAGTGGACGTAGCTAAAGCAGCGTTAGATGAAGCGATTAATGCTAAGAAAGTTGCAGATGCCAAAGACGCAGCAGATGCGGCAGCGTTGAAACAAGCAGCACTAGATGCATTGAAAGCAGAACTTGCAAAAGTAGCACAAATCAACAAAGACAATTTCACACCGAATACAGTGTCACCGTTAACAGAAAAAGAAGATGCAGGTAAAGGAATTGTTGCAGCACCAGATGCTAAGACAGTAGAAGAAATTCAAGCAGCGACACAAGCATTGAAAGATGCGGAAGCAGGCTTAGTTGCAAAAGCAGATAAAACAGAATTAAAAGTGGCAATTAACAAAGCAGAAGCTTTACCAGCATTAAATCCAGCAGATAAAGAGGACAAAGCGGTACAAGACGCATTAGCAGCAGCTAAAACAGTTGACGGCAATGCCAACGCAACACCAGCTGAAGTTGCGGCAGCAACTAAAGCATTAAATGATGCAATCGCAGCGAAAGAACGCCAAGATGCTTTAGACGAATTACAAAAAGCATTAGACACAGCTAAAGCAGTTAATAAAAACGACTATAAACCAAGTACTGTAACGCCATTTGAAGCAGCAATCACTGCGGGAGAAGCAGCGAAAGCTGATGCGACTAAGACTCCAGAAGAGTTGAAAGCAGCGGCACAAGCAATCAAAGATGCACAAAATGCATTACAAGCGAAAGCTAATAAAGCAGGATTAGAAGGTTCAATTGCGACAGCCGAAGGCTTAGGTCAACTTAACCCAGCAGACGCAGAAGACAAAGCGGTACAAGATGCATTAGCTAAAGCTAAGGAAGTTCAAGCAGATCCAAATGCTTCACAAGAAGCAGTGGATGCAGCTAAAGCAGCGTTAGATGAAGCAATTAACGCTAAGAAAGTTGCAGATGCCAAAGACGCAGCAGATGCGGCAGCATTAAAACAAGCAGCGCTTGATGCATTGAAAGCAGAATTGGCTAAGGTAGCTCAACTTGATAAAAATGCATACACTCCAAATAGTGTAACCCCGTTAAATACTACTGAAACAGCAGGTCAATCAATCGTAGATGATCCAGCAAATAAAACAGTAGAAGAAATTCAAGCAGCGACTCAAGCATTGAAAGATGCGGAAGCAGGACTAGTTGCGAAAGCAAATAAGGATGCATTAAATACAGCAATCACAGCAGCCGAAGGCTTAACATTAAATCCTTCAGATGCGGAAGACAAAGCAGTCCAAGATGCATTAGCAAAAGCGAAAGCTGTACAAGCAGATCCAAATGCGACACAAGCAGAAGTAGATGCAGCGAAGGATGCATTGAACAAAGCAATTGAAGCGAAAACAGCTCAAGATAAAGCCGATGCAATTAATGCAGCGCTAGATGCATTAAAAGCAGAATTAGCTAAGGTAGCACAATTAGACAAAGATGCTTATACACCAAATAGTGTTCAACCATTGAATACTGCAGAAACAGCAGGCAAAGCAATTGTAGCTGCACCAGAAGCTAAGACATTAGAAGAAATACAAGCAGCGACACAAGCATTGAAAGATGCGGAAGCAGGCTTAGTTGCGAAAGCAAATAAAGATGCATTAAATACAGCAATCACAGCAGCCGAAGGCTTAACGTTAAATCCTTCAGATGCAGAGGATAAAGCGGTCCAAGATGCATTGGCAAAAGCGAAAGCTGTACAAGCAGATCCAAATGCAATACAAGCAGAAGTAGATGCGGCGAAAGATGCATTGAACAAAGCAATTGAAGCGAAAACTTCACAAGATAAAGCCGATGCAATAAATGCAGCGCTTGATGCACTAAAAGCAGAACTTGAAAAAGTTGATCGCTTAGATAGAGATGCGTACACACCAGATAGTGTTTTACCATTAGATGACGCAGAAGAAGCAGGATATGCTGTTGTTGAAGCATCAGAAAGTAAAACAGTAGAAGAAATTGAAGCAGCAACACAAGCATTGAAAGATGCAGAAGCTGGTTTAGTAGAACAAGCGAATAAACATGTATTAGAAACATTGATTGACTATGCGGAATGCTTAGAATTAGATCCGACAGATGCTGAAGATAAAGCAGTTCTAGCTGCATTAGCAACTGCAGAAACAGTAGATGCAGATCCGAATGCGGTTCAAGCTGCAGTGGATGGCGCAACTTATGCATTAGATAAAGCAATTGAGGCAAAAGATGCACAAGATAAAGCTGATGCATTAGCTGAATTAGAAAAAGCAATCGAAGAAGCACAAACAATTGAAACTTCTAATTGCCCAGAAGAAACAGCAGAAGCGTTAGATAACCAAGTGAAAGTCGGTCAAACAATTATTGAACAGCCAAATCATCAACCAATTCAAACAATTGAAGAGGCTGCGAAAGATATTTGCGATACTTTAGAAGTATTAGGCTCAAAAGCACCTGATAATACTAAAGTTACTGTTCCAACGAAAGGTAATACAACTGTGGGCAAAGAAACTAAAGGCAACACTGGAGAAGTTAATCCAACAACTGTTGAAAATACAACTTCACAAGGCCAATCAAATGATGACAGAGCTCATCTTAAAGTTCCACAACAATCACAAGCATCACAAACAACTGTTGAAACAGAATCAAATACTAAATCAAACGTAAACACTGAGACAAAAGTAAATACTGAGACAAAAGTAAACGCTGAAACAAAAGCGAATGATACTGTGAAAGCAGATGTAAAAGCAAAAGCAACAACAAAAGCAGCATCAAAATCTGGTTCGAAATCAGTATCAAAAGCTGGAAAAGCCAAAGTATTGCCAAATACTGGTGAAAATACTTCAAACAGCGGTGCATTATTCGGCGGATTATTTGCAGCACTCGGATCAGTACTATTGTTCAGAAAACGTAAAAATGAAGATAAAGATCATTCAGAAAAATAA
- a CDS encoding NUDIX domain-containing protein, which translates to MSEMLDLYDQYRQALKGQVVERGHQLPEGTYHLVVHVCVFNQKGEMLIQQRKHDKKLWPGLWDFSAAGAVMQGETSNQAAQREVKEELDLDLDFSLMRPQLAMTYTAGFDDIYLIQADIDETDISIEPEEVEAIRFVNRETLLDMLDSKAFINYKPGLIALIFDFIASQNDGMYQS; encoded by the coding sequence ATGTCTGAAATGCTGGATTTATATGATCAATACCGCCAAGCACTTAAAGGACAAGTTGTTGAACGCGGCCACCAATTGCCAGAAGGCACGTATCATTTAGTTGTACATGTATGTGTATTTAATCAAAAAGGCGAAATGCTGATTCAACAAAGAAAACATGATAAAAAACTATGGCCTGGATTATGGGACTTTAGTGCAGCCGGTGCAGTGATGCAAGGAGAAACAAGCAATCAAGCAGCACAACGTGAAGTCAAAGAAGAACTGGATTTAGACTTGGATTTCTCTTTAATGCGTCCGCAACTAGCTATGACTTACACTGCTGGGTTCGATGATATCTATTTGATTCAAGCAGATATAGATGAAACGGATATTTCCATTGAACCAGAGGAAGTCGAAGCCATCCGTTTTGTGAATCGCGAGACACTGTTAGACATGCTTGATTCAAAGGCATTTATTAATTATAAGCCGGGCTTGATTGCGCTTATTTTTGATTTTATTGCTTCGCAAAATGATGGGATGTACCAATCATAA
- a CDS encoding DUF1871 family protein: MEKNEVNIALYQLLADWNPMQFQDKTMGDAEVYEMMDAVHQAENADELAQKFQDIFIFSFEERLPIKACKQKADEALSLEGTCGL, translated from the coding sequence ATGGAAAAGAATGAAGTCAACATTGCCTTATACCAATTATTAGCAGATTGGAATCCGATGCAATTTCAAGATAAAACGATGGGCGATGCAGAAGTATATGAAATGATGGATGCAGTGCATCAAGCAGAAAACGCTGATGAACTTGCTCAGAAGTTTCAAGATATCTTTATATTTTCATTTGAAGAACGCTTGCCGATAAAAGCATGCAAACAAAAAGCTGATGAAGCTTTATCATTAGAAGGCACGTGCGGATTATAA
- a CDS encoding peptidylprolyl isomerase, with protein sequence MANYPQLNKEIQDNEIKVVMHTNKGDMTFKLLPDLAPKTVENFVTHAKNGYYDGITFHRVINDFMVQGGDPTATGMGGESIYGGSFEDEFSMEAFNLYGALSMANAGPNTNGSQFFIVQMKEVPENMLNQLADGGWPEPIVEAYGEKGGTPWLDQKHTVFGQLIDGEATLEDIANTKVGPQDKPVHDVVIESIDVEEK encoded by the coding sequence ATGGCAAACTATCCTCAATTAAATAAAGAAATACAAGATAATGAAATTAAAGTAGTAATGCATACAAATAAAGGCGATATGACATTTAAATTATTACCGGACTTAGCACCGAAAACAGTAGAAAACTTTGTAACACACGCTAAAAACGGTTATTACGACGGCATTACATTCCACCGTGTTATCAACGATTTCATGGTACAAGGCGGCGACCCGACTGCAACAGGTATGGGCGGCGAAAGTATTTACGGCGGTTCATTCGAAGATGAATTCTCAATGGAAGCTTTCAACTTATACGGCGCATTATCAATGGCTAATGCAGGACCGAATACAAATGGTTCTCAATTCTTTATTGTACAAATGAAAGAAGTACCTGAAAACATGTTGAATCAATTAGCTGACGGCGGTTGGCCAGAACCAATCGTAGAAGCATACGGTGAAAAAGGCGGTACACCTTGGTTAGACCAAAAACATACAGTATTCGGCCAATTAATCGATGGAGAAGCGACTTTAGAAGATATCGCGAATACTAAAGTAGGACCTCAAGACAAACCTGTACACGATGTAGTCATCGAATCTATTGATGTAGAAGAAAAATAA
- a CDS encoding kinase-associated lipoprotein B, whose translation MLYRFSHKTGTYGVSIVEEKDNGEVLVQVEQVIKHPKQGDLHNPNAVDGVFFHERRALSHYEKRFTPRSKLRDFNVETLDYADSLQQAITDLEEQLRQQDTEHAKRSLENLNTLKKDYSVQYKKTFH comes from the coding sequence ATGTTATATCGTTTCTCACATAAAACCGGAACTTACGGTGTATCTATTGTAGAAGAGAAAGACAACGGGGAAGTCTTGGTTCAAGTCGAACAAGTCATCAAGCATCCAAAACAAGGCGACTTGCATAACCCGAACGCAGTTGATGGTGTCTTCTTCCATGAACGCCGTGCACTCAGTCATTACGAAAAGAGATTCACACCACGTTCTAAATTACGTGATTTCAACGTAGAAACTTTAGATTACGCGGACTCTCTGCAGCAAGCGATTACAGATTTAGAAGAACAATTGCGACAACAAGATACTGAACACGCAAAACGTTCTTTAGAGAACTTAAATACACTCAAAAAAGATTACAGCGTTCAGTATAAAAAAACTTTCCACTAA